The proteins below come from a single Microtus pennsylvanicus isolate mMicPen1 chromosome 13, mMicPen1.hap1, whole genome shotgun sequence genomic window:
- the Smim1 gene encoding small integral membrane protein 1 has protein sequence MQPQESGVRYSRWDNSNRDEVSMTAMSSTEEPSCYRRLSQKLCSGKLGIAMKVLGGVALFWIIFILGYVTGYYVHKCK, from the exons ATGCAGCCCCAGGAGAGTGGTGTCCGCTACAGCAGGTGGGACAACAGCAACCGGGATGAAGTCAGCATGACTGCCATGTCCAGCACAGAGGAGCCCTCATGCTATAGGAG GCTCTCCCAGAAGTTGTGCTCGGGCAAGCTGGGGATCGCTATGAAGGTGCTGGGTGGAGTGGCCCTCTTCTGGATCATCTTCATCTTGGGCTACGTCACTGGCTACTACGTGCACAAGTGCAAATAA